In Amycolatopsis solani, a single window of DNA contains:
- a CDS encoding AAA family ATPase, producing MANDWPLVGREQELAFARRALADAEVCGLLLTGRAGAGKTRLAKVLLTELAAGGARTHWVRAMSSASTIPFGAFAHLLPGSADGTADRAHRLNQVAGHLTRGAEGRRLVLCVDDAHLLDDLSATLVHQLAATASAFVIVIAPHGVSVPDPVFAMWKDRVAERLDVGELSRAQTIELITAALGGRLEDGAEHRLWHLTLGNPLFLRELVQGGLDSGSLSAADGLWRWSGALTATPRLVELIETRTDRVDADERRLLELLAFGEPLGSEPLVRLGAASVLASTEQAGLVVSERTGRRLNVRLAHPLYAEVIRRRTSPLRQRDTYRILARTLDMTGARRAEDKPRLVRWRLAAGLPTDPQLVRAAAETLLRKDFPQAEQLAAEAVRLGGGFAAKYLLAQVRIAGGRHADADALLAELAGETVSDAQHARVAGTRARNLAFGLNRFEEAESVLDTAETAVSGTADELVVARAALRAAEGSCRAALDLLGPVLDRNRRGDVLRLGALVVAAGALAEAGRTEACLGVVEEGLAIAVSDASVPGSRIRLEHARVVALCRAGRLEEAEDLAGDDYRDAVGDRWGPALASAAASLGTVALAYGNVRAAIRRLREALTVEGHDQPHEFRPAVLGALARACAMTGQVPEADLPGPLGRWAAAWACAAGGELTRAVSLASEAASAAESTGRAAIAAEIRHDLVRFGVPEFSSDLAGPLVSSYAAHARALSAGDAAALDAAATAFADVGARLLAAEAAAEASRAHRAAGKLGSAVGSAQRAQTWLASCEDAATPALALLDTPLDLTVRELEIARLVATGLTSRAVADRLVVSVRTVDNVLHGVYAKLGISGRRELASVVGRPEPGSSADDGP from the coding sequence GTGGCGAACGACTGGCCGCTGGTGGGCCGCGAACAGGAGCTGGCGTTCGCGCGCCGGGCACTGGCCGACGCCGAGGTGTGCGGCCTGCTGCTGACCGGGCGCGCCGGGGCCGGCAAGACCCGCCTGGCCAAGGTGCTGCTGACCGAGCTGGCCGCCGGCGGGGCGCGCACGCACTGGGTGCGCGCGATGTCGTCGGCGTCCACGATCCCGTTCGGTGCCTTCGCCCACCTCCTGCCGGGCAGCGCGGACGGCACGGCCGACCGCGCGCACCGGCTCAACCAGGTCGCCGGGCACCTCACGCGGGGCGCGGAAGGACGGCGGCTGGTGCTCTGCGTCGACGACGCGCACCTGCTCGACGACCTGTCCGCGACCCTGGTGCACCAGCTGGCCGCGACAGCGTCGGCGTTCGTCATCGTGATCGCGCCGCACGGCGTGAGCGTGCCCGACCCGGTGTTCGCGATGTGGAAGGACCGCGTCGCCGAGCGGCTCGACGTCGGCGAGCTGAGCCGCGCGCAGACCATCGAGCTCATCACCGCGGCGCTGGGCGGACGGCTCGAGGACGGCGCGGAGCACCGGCTGTGGCACCTGACCCTCGGGAACCCGCTGTTCCTGCGCGAACTCGTCCAGGGCGGCCTCGACAGCGGCTCGCTGTCGGCCGCGGACGGCCTGTGGCGGTGGAGCGGCGCCCTCACCGCGACCCCGCGGCTGGTCGAGCTGATCGAAACCCGCACCGACCGCGTCGACGCCGACGAGCGGCGGCTGCTGGAACTGCTGGCCTTCGGGGAGCCGCTGGGCAGCGAGCCGCTGGTCCGGCTGGGCGCGGCGAGCGTGCTCGCGTCCACCGAGCAGGCCGGGCTCGTCGTGTCCGAGCGCACCGGGCGGCGGCTGAACGTCCGCCTGGCGCACCCGCTCTACGCCGAGGTGATCCGGCGCCGGACGTCGCCGCTGCGGCAGCGCGACACCTACCGGATCCTCGCCCGGACGCTGGACATGACCGGCGCGCGGCGGGCCGAGGACAAGCCGCGGCTGGTCCGCTGGCGGCTCGCCGCCGGCCTGCCGACCGACCCGCAGCTGGTCCGTGCCGCGGCCGAGACGTTGCTGCGCAAAGACTTCCCGCAGGCCGAGCAGCTGGCCGCGGAAGCCGTCCGGCTGGGTGGCGGGTTCGCCGCGAAGTACCTGCTGGCCCAGGTCCGGATCGCGGGCGGGCGGCACGCCGACGCCGACGCGCTGCTGGCGGAGCTCGCCGGCGAGACGGTGTCGGACGCCCAGCACGCGCGCGTGGCCGGGACGCGCGCGCGGAACCTGGCGTTCGGCCTGAACCGCTTCGAAGAGGCGGAGTCCGTGCTCGACACGGCCGAGACGGCGGTGTCCGGGACGGCCGACGAACTGGTGGTCGCCCGCGCGGCCCTGCGTGCGGCGGAGGGCTCGTGCCGCGCGGCGCTGGACCTGCTCGGCCCGGTGCTGGACCGCAACCGCCGCGGTGACGTGCTGCGCCTCGGGGCGCTGGTGGTCGCGGCCGGGGCGCTGGCCGAGGCCGGCCGCACGGAGGCGTGCCTCGGCGTCGTCGAAGAGGGACTGGCGATCGCGGTGTCCGACGCGTCGGTGCCGGGTTCGCGGATCCGGCTGGAGCACGCGCGGGTGGTGGCGCTGTGCCGCGCCGGTCGTCTGGAAGAGGCCGAGGACCTGGCGGGCGACGACTACCGCGACGCGGTCGGCGACCGCTGGGGCCCGGCACTGGCGAGCGCGGCGGCGTCCCTCGGCACGGTCGCGCTGGCGTACGGCAACGTCCGGGCGGCGATCCGGCGGCTGCGCGAAGCCCTGACGGTCGAGGGCCACGACCAGCCCCACGAGTTCCGCCCCGCGGTACTGGGCGCGCTGGCCCGGGCGTGCGCGATGACCGGCCAGGTCCCGGAGGCGGACCTGCCCGGCCCGCTCGGCCGCTGGGCCGCGGCCTGGGCGTGCGCGGCCGGGGGCGAGCTGACCCGCGCGGTGTCACTGGCCTCGGAAGCGGCGTCGGCAGCGGAGTCGACGGGCCGGGCGGCGATCGCGGCCGAGATCCGGCACGACCTCGTCCGCTTCGGCGTCCCCGAGTTCTCGTCGGATTTGGCCGGTCCACTGGTGTCGTCGTACGCGGCGCACGCACGGGCCCTGTCCGCCGGTGACGCGGCCGCCCTGGACGCGGCCGCGACGGCGTTCGCCGACGTGGGCGCGCGCTTGCTCGCCGCGGAGGCGGCGGCGGAGGCATCCCGAGCCCACCGCGCGGCGGGAAAACTGGGCAGCGCGGTCGGTTCGGCCCAGCGGGCCCAGACGTGGCTGGCGTCCTGTGAGGACGCCGCGACGCCGGCGCTGGCGCTGCTGGACACGCCCCTCGATTTGACGGTCCGCGAGCTGGAGATCGCCCGCCTGGTCGCAACGGGCCTGACCAGCCGAGCCGTCGCGGACCGGCTCGTGGTGTCGGTCCGAACGGTGGACAACGTGCTGCACGGCGTCTACGCGAAGCTGGGTATCTCGGGGCGCCGGGAGCTGGCGTCGGTGGTGGGCCGTCCGGAGCCGGGGAGTAGCGCGGACGACGGCCCGTAG
- a CDS encoding glycoprotein: protein MTTSSGDVFQNEQGSGGSGGNQFNEQASTGGSGNIFQNEQGSGGSGGNQFNEQASTGGGSGSIFQNQQGSGGHGGNQFNEQASTGGRGGDIFQNEQGSGGHGGNQFNEQASAGHHGDVFQNEQGSGGHGGNQFNEQASTGGGVGNIFQNEQGSGGHGGNQFNEQASTGGGVGNIFQNEQGSGGHGGNQFNEQASTGGHGGDIFQNQQGSGGHGGNQFNEQASTGGRGGDIFQNQQGSGGHGGNQFNEQASTGGHGSIFQNEQGSGGHGNQFNEQASTGGHGSIFQNEQGSGGHGGNQFNEQASTGGHGNIFQNQQGSGGHGNQFNEQASTGGHGNIFQNEQAQGHHGGNQFNEQAATEHHGGHEHEHHEHHHGGHDHDHGHHHDVEHY from the coding sequence ATGACGACTTCATCGGGCGACGTTTTCCAGAACGAGCAGGGTTCGGGTGGTTCCGGGGGGAACCAGTTCAACGAGCAGGCTTCCACGGGTGGCTCGGGGAACATTTTCCAGAACGAGCAGGGTTCCGGTGGTTCCGGTGGGAACCAGTTCAACGAGCAGGCCTCGACGGGTGGTGGTTCGGGGAGCATCTTCCAGAACCAGCAGGGTTCCGGTGGCCACGGGGGGAACCAGTTCAACGAGCAGGCGTCGACCGGCGGCCGTGGCGGCGACATCTTCCAGAACGAGCAGGGCTCGGGTGGCCACGGGGGCAACCAGTTCAACGAGCAGGCCTCGGCCGGCCACCACGGTGACGTGTTCCAGAACGAGCAGGGCTCGGGCGGTCACGGTGGCAACCAGTTCAACGAGCAGGCCTCCACGGGTGGCGGCGTTGGCAACATCTTCCAGAACGAGCAGGGCTCGGGTGGCCACGGTGGCAACCAGTTCAACGAGCAGGCCTCCACGGGTGGCGGCGTTGGCAACATCTTCCAGAACGAGCAGGGCTCGGGTGGCCACGGTGGCAACCAGTTCAACGAGCAGGCCTCGACCGGCGGCCACGGTGGCGACATCTTCCAGAACCAGCAGGGCTCGGGTGGCCACGGTGGCAACCAGTTCAACGAGCAGGCTTCAACGGGTGGCCGCGGCGGCGACATCTTCCAGAACCAGCAGGGTTCGGGCGGTCACGGTGGGAACCAGTTCAACGAGCAGGCCTCGACCGGCGGTCACGGGAGCATCTTCCAGAACGAGCAGGGTTCTGGCGGACACGGCAACCAGTTCAACGAGCAGGCCTCCACGGGCGGCCACGGGAGCATCTTCCAGAACGAGCAGGGCTCGGGCGGGCACGGTGGCAACCAGTTCAACGAGCAGGCCTCGACCGGCGGCCACGGCAACATCTTCCAGAACCAGCAGGGTTCTGGCGGACACGGCAACCAGTTCAACGAGCAGGCCTCCACGGGCGGCCACGGCAACATCTTCCAGAACGAGCAGGCCCAGGGCCACCACGGCGGCAACCAGTTCAACGAACAGGCTGCCACCGAGCACCACGGCGGCCACGAGCACGAGCACCACGAGCACCACCACGGCGGCCACGACCACGACCACGGCCACCACCACGACGTCGAGCACTACTGA
- a CDS encoding dynamin family protein: MIPLYVQVRGFVARACAGYAGTPAEPQLRQIAGRLAEPLRVAIAGRVKAGKSTLLNALVGQELAATDAGECTRVVTWYRNGPTYRIMLHPVRGIPRQLPFGRLSGTLGLELGMAPDDVDRLVVDWPSPALRVLTLIDTPGLGSARAEVSGRTEAALVPEGDGVSTADAVVYLMRHVHGDDVRFLDAFHDDPAQRRPVNTIGVLAKADEVGHARVDALDSAAKIATRYARDPRVRGLCQTVVPVAGLLASSAASLKESEFRAFRRLAAAPESEVARLLTSADRFAAGESDVDVPAAERAELLARYGLFGVRLAAELVRGELVTGARALSGELLARSGLHRLRSLLTTQFAARADVLKARSALEAVELVLRSYPDRTGGLLHEWERIVAGAHEFAEIQLIDSIRLGVVLFTTDEARDAERLLGATGVDVPSRLGLPGGAGRGAIRQALGAQLLRWQRRAEHPASPRDVRDAARVLVRTCEGILLSEARAEVLS, encoded by the coding sequence ATGATCCCGCTCTACGTCCAGGTCCGCGGGTTCGTCGCCCGCGCGTGCGCCGGTTACGCGGGCACGCCCGCCGAGCCGCAGCTGCGGCAGATCGCCGGCCGGCTCGCCGAGCCGCTGCGCGTCGCGATCGCCGGCCGCGTCAAGGCCGGGAAGTCCACGCTGCTCAACGCCCTCGTCGGCCAGGAGCTCGCGGCGACCGACGCGGGGGAGTGCACCCGGGTCGTCACCTGGTACCGCAACGGCCCGACCTACCGGATCATGCTGCACCCCGTCCGCGGCATCCCGCGGCAGCTGCCCTTCGGCAGGCTGTCGGGCACCCTCGGCCTCGAACTCGGCATGGCGCCCGACGACGTCGACCGGCTCGTCGTCGACTGGCCGTCGCCCGCCCTGCGCGTGCTGACGCTGATCGACACGCCCGGGCTGGGGTCGGCGCGGGCGGAGGTCTCCGGCCGCACGGAAGCGGCGCTGGTCCCCGAGGGCGACGGCGTGAGCACCGCGGACGCCGTGGTGTACCTGATGCGGCACGTGCACGGCGACGACGTCCGCTTCCTCGACGCCTTCCACGACGACCCGGCGCAGCGGCGCCCGGTGAACACGATCGGCGTGCTGGCGAAGGCCGACGAGGTCGGGCACGCCCGGGTCGACGCGCTCGATTCGGCGGCGAAGATCGCCACCCGCTACGCCCGCGATCCGCGGGTCCGCGGGCTCTGCCAGACCGTGGTGCCGGTGGCCGGGCTGCTGGCCAGTTCCGCGGCGTCGCTCAAGGAATCGGAATTCCGCGCGTTCCGGCGGCTCGCGGCCGCGCCGGAGAGCGAAGTGGCAAGGCTGCTGACGTCGGCCGACCGGTTCGCCGCCGGTGAGTCCGATGTGGACGTCCCGGCGGCCGAACGGGCCGAACTGCTCGCCCGCTACGGCCTTTTCGGCGTGCGGCTGGCGGCCGAGCTGGTCCGCGGCGAGCTGGTGACGGGCGCGCGGGCGTTGTCGGGCGAGCTGCTGGCCCGCAGCGGCCTGCACCGCCTCCGGTCGCTGCTGACGACGCAGTTCGCCGCGCGGGCCGACGTGCTCAAGGCCCGCTCGGCGCTGGAGGCGGTGGAACTGGTGCTGCGCTCCTACCCGGATCGCACCGGCGGGCTGCTGCACGAGTGGGAGCGGATCGTCGCCGGGGCGCACGAGTTCGCGGAGATCCAGCTGATCGACTCGATCCGGCTCGGCGTCGTGCTGTTCACCACCGACGAGGCCCGCGACGCGGAACGGCTGCTCGGCGCGACCGGGGTGGACGTGCCGAGCCGGCTGGGCCTGCCGGGGGGCGCGGGCCGCGGCGCGATCCGGCAGGCGCTCGGCGCGCAGCTGCTGAGGTGGCAGCGGCGCGCCGAGCACCCCGCGTCCCCGCGCGACGTCCGCGACGCGGCGCGCGTGTTGGTCCGCACGTGCGAAGGCATCCTGCTCAGCGAAGCCAGGGCGGAGGTCCTGTCGTGA
- a CDS encoding dynamin family protein, whose product MQEPSGGGRVALDTLDLAVKGAKAYGRDDLVQRLTDARRLLSEPDVTVYVVGEFKQGKSSLINALLTAKICPVDDDIATAVPTVVRYAPESGALATYEPADPSSPPWTERISLEDLPNHVSEAGNPGNLRKLKSVTASISRQLLSGGLVLVDTPGVGGLGSLHNAVTVSSLPRAHAVLFLSDASQELTGAELRFLRTVKELCPSVFFVLTKIDLYPQWRRILELNAGHLEACGIVIDTVAVSSELRTIAARSADQEMNVESGFPQLVKRLQGVVGDAERSALNAVGLHVGSAVGQLHAGLRARRTALAHPEQSAALVAELSRVNDRVDALRSQSAKWQQLLFDGFADISSDVDYDLRARSRGVLHEAEEAIEDGDPAKNWAEFEKWLRQRLANETLENYTTFVKQARGLAGRVADHFELAESQAVLPREVQAPVKVVEEIDIDASFTGVKTRGATGMAAFQKAYSGFLMFSMLTKMAALAIPTPFGVAAGLLMGRSGFLDERKRQLEKRRGLAKTAVRRFVDEFNLQVGKDSRDAMRTVQRELRDAYSARVEELQRSLTEALANAKKAVVDDDAEAAELKRLEADIEALEVLGRRADELTVRSAPKSLAVTG is encoded by the coding sequence ATGCAGGAGCCGAGTGGCGGGGGGCGCGTCGCCCTCGACACCCTCGACCTCGCGGTCAAGGGGGCGAAGGCCTACGGGCGGGACGATCTCGTCCAGCGCCTCACCGACGCCCGGCGCCTGCTGTCCGAACCGGACGTCACCGTCTACGTCGTCGGGGAATTCAAGCAGGGCAAGAGTTCGCTCATCAACGCCCTGCTGACCGCCAAGATCTGCCCGGTCGACGACGACATCGCGACCGCGGTGCCGACCGTTGTCCGGTACGCGCCGGAGTCCGGGGCTCTGGCGACCTACGAGCCGGCCGATCCGTCGTCGCCGCCGTGGACCGAGCGGATCTCCCTCGAAGACCTGCCGAACCACGTCAGTGAAGCCGGGAATCCCGGCAACCTGCGGAAACTGAAGTCGGTCACCGCGTCGATCAGCCGCCAGCTGCTGTCCGGTGGGCTGGTGCTGGTCGACACCCCCGGCGTCGGCGGGCTCGGCTCGCTGCACAACGCCGTCACCGTGAGCTCGCTCCCGCGGGCGCACGCCGTCCTGTTCCTCTCGGACGCTTCCCAGGAACTCACCGGCGCCGAACTGCGGTTCCTCCGGACGGTCAAAGAACTCTGCCCGAGTGTCTTCTTCGTCCTCACCAAGATCGACCTCTACCCGCAGTGGCGGCGCATCCTCGAACTGAACGCCGGCCACCTCGAAGCGTGCGGCATCGTCATCGACACCGTCGCCGTCTCCTCGGAGCTGCGGACCATCGCGGCCCGGTCGGCCGACCAGGAGATGAACGTCGAGTCCGGCTTCCCGCAGCTGGTCAAGCGCCTGCAGGGCGTGGTCGGCGACGCCGAGCGGTCCGCGCTCAACGCCGTCGGCCTGCACGTCGGGTCCGCGGTCGGGCAGCTGCACGCCGGCCTGCGCGCCCGCCGGACCGCGCTCGCGCACCCCGAACAGTCCGCCGCGCTCGTCGCGGAACTCAGCCGCGTCAACGACCGCGTCGACGCGCTGCGCAGCCAGTCCGCCAAGTGGCAGCAGCTGCTCTTCGACGGCTTCGCCGACATTTCGTCCGATGTGGACTACGACCTGCGCGCCCGCTCGCGAGGGGTGCTGCACGAGGCCGAAGAGGCCATCGAGGACGGTGACCCGGCCAAGAACTGGGCCGAGTTCGAGAAGTGGCTGCGGCAGCGCCTGGCGAACGAGACCCTCGAGAACTACACGACGTTCGTCAAGCAGGCCAGGGGACTGGCCGGCCGGGTCGCCGACCACTTCGAGCTCGCCGAGTCCCAGGCCGTGCTGCCGCGCGAGGTCCAGGCGCCGGTGAAAGTCGTCGAGGAGATCGACATCGACGCGTCCTTCACCGGCGTCAAGACCCGCGGCGCCACCGGGATGGCCGCGTTCCAGAAGGCCTACAGCGGGTTCCTGATGTTCTCCATGCTCACCAAGATGGCCGCGCTGGCCATCCCCACGCCGTTCGGGGTCGCGGCCGGCCTGCTGATGGGCCGCTCCGGGTTCCTCGACGAACGCAAGCGGCAGCTGGAAAAGCGCCGCGGCCTGGCCAAGACGGCGGTGCGCCGGTTCGTCGACGAGTTCAACCTCCAGGTCGGGAAGGACTCCCGCGACGCGATGCGGACCGTCCAAAGAGAACTCCGCGACGCCTACAGCGCGCGCGTCGAAGAACTCCAGCGGTCCCTCACCGAGGCGCTGGCCAACGCGAAGAAGGCGGTCGTCGACGACGACGCCGAGGCGGCCGAGCTCAAGCGGCTCGAAGCCGACATCGAAGCCCTCGAGGTGCTCGGCCGGCGCGCCGACGAGCTCACCGTCCGCAGCGCGCCCAAGTCACTGGCGGTGACCGGATGA